One window of the Archaeoglobus sulfaticallidus PM70-1 genome contains the following:
- a CDS encoding putative sulfate exporter family transporter yields the protein MADERKWYTGMFSTEDWWAFWIGLFFVILGLIAAVTKIDLTGWIVAFGNWVDITKSFHAAHKDLMSPVASLIVSYVIFSIVTAIGAWAMKWNVKDYLKAWTLIFIITTIAYIIGQYGYLSATSNKWSKLGISWSLQIGGAYYIIALIIGLLIGNFAPKGFKEFMKRAARPEWFIKIAIVALGAKLGLKAIEATGFAMHLLFAGVCATIAAYLLFWPLAYTMSRKVFKLSKEWSACLASGISICGVSAAIATAGAIRARPIVPVMISSLIVVFAVIELVILPGVLVTTWFHEPIAAGASLGLTVKTDGADAAAGAILDQLMISKAASMGIYWDEGWILASAIMTKIWIDMFIGVWAFVLATVWVYYFERKPGEKVQKMEIWWRFPKFVIGYFVAMFSVMGLGLAGILSHESLEFGLKPVEGALRHFFFMLTFTSIGIVTDFRALKEEGLGRLAIAYAVILAVIIIPIGWFIAWLFHHGMVPPSPQ from the coding sequence ATGGCGGATGAAAGGAAATGGTATACTGGAATGTTTAGCACAGAGGACTGGTGGGCATTCTGGATAGGGCTGTTCTTTGTTATCCTTGGACTGATCGCTGCAGTAACAAAAATAGACCTGACTGGATGGATCGTCGCATTTGGCAACTGGGTAGACATAACGAAATCATTCCACGCTGCACATAAAGACCTAATGAGTCCAGTAGCTTCATTAATAGTATCATATGTAATATTCTCAATCGTTACAGCCATTGGAGCATGGGCAATGAAATGGAATGTCAAGGACTACCTCAAGGCATGGACATTGATATTCATCATCACAACGATTGCATACATAATCGGTCAGTATGGTTATCTCAGTGCCACATCGAACAAGTGGTCCAAACTTGGAATTTCGTGGAGCTTGCAGATAGGAGGAGCTTACTATATCATAGCACTAATAATAGGTCTTCTCATTGGTAACTTCGCACCAAAGGGATTCAAAGAGTTCATGAAGAGGGCTGCAAGACCAGAGTGGTTCATCAAGATCGCTATCGTTGCATTAGGTGCCAAGCTTGGTCTGAAGGCTATCGAGGCTACAGGATTTGCCATGCACCTGCTGTTCGCAGGAGTCTGTGCAACAATTGCAGCATACTTGCTCTTCTGGCCACTTGCATACACAATGAGTAGGAAAGTTTTCAAGCTCTCAAAAGAGTGGTCAGCGTGCCTTGCATCAGGTATCTCAATATGTGGTGTTTCTGCAGCTATAGCGACTGCCGGAGCTATCAGAGCAAGACCAATCGTGCCTGTAATGATCTCATCGCTGATAGTCGTTTTCGCAGTTATAGAGCTTGTAATTCTTCCGGGTGTTCTGGTTACGACATGGTTCCACGAGCCAATCGCTGCTGGAGCAAGCCTCGGTCTTACTGTTAAGACAGACGGTGCAGACGCTGCGGCTGGAGCAATACTCGATCAGCTGATGATCTCAAAGGCAGCGAGCATGGGCATCTATTGGGATGAGGGCTGGATTCTCGCATCAGCCATCATGACTAAGATCTGGATCGACATGTTCATAGGTGTCTGGGCATTCGTTCTCGCTACTGTGTGGGTCTACTACTTCGAGAGAAAACCAGGCGAGAAAGTCCAGAAGATGGAGATCTGGTGGAGATTTCCAAAGTTCGTCATCGGTTACTTCGTAGCAATGTTCTCAGTCATGGGTCTCGGACTTGCTGGAATCCTGTCTCACGAGAGCCTTGAGTTCGGTCTTAAGCCTGTCGAGGGTGCACTGAGGCACTTCTTCTTCATGCTGACATTCACCAGCATCGGTATCGTAACTGACTTCAGGGCATTGAAGGAGGAGGGGCTTGGAAGGCTTGCCATTGCATACGCGGTGATCCTTGCAGTGATCATTATACCCATTGGATGGTTTATCGCATGGCTCTTCCACCACGGTATGGTACCACCATCACCACAGTAA
- a CDS encoding deoxyuridine 5'-triphosphate nucleotidohydrolase, producing the protein MPYGSVLSAEDILKRIRNENLITDYIDLETQIQPNGFDCTLKKVSRIKGMGRIDFDNSERVIPETLEIEFDENGWVFLEKGVYRATLNEIVSLSEDIMAFARPRSTLIRSGANVLTAVWDAGYRGRSEVGIVVYNSEGIMLKKDARIVQLVFIKLTERTKPYNGVYLNENI; encoded by the coding sequence GTGCCGTATGGATCTGTTCTTTCAGCTGAGGACATTCTGAAGAGGATTAGAAATGAGAATCTCATAACCGACTACATCGATCTGGAAACCCAGATTCAGCCGAATGGTTTTGATTGCACGCTAAAGAAGGTGTCAAGGATTAAGGGAATGGGCAGGATAGACTTCGACAACAGCGAGAGGGTTATTCCAGAAACCCTGGAAATCGAGTTCGATGAAAATGGATGGGTGTTTCTTGAAAAAGGAGTTTACAGGGCAACTCTGAATGAGATCGTGAGCCTTTCAGAGGACATAATGGCATTTGCCAGACCCCGCTCCACGCTGATAAGAAGTGGAGCTAATGTGCTGACTGCAGTATGGGACGCCGGATACAGGGGTAGAAGTGAAGTGGGAATAGTCGTTTACAATTCCGAAGGCATAATGCTCAAAAAGGATGCCAGAATCGTACAGTTAGTTTTCATAAAGCTCACAGAGCGGACAAAACCATACAATGGGGTTTACCTGAACGAGAACATCTGA
- a CDS encoding DMT family transporter: MKRIYADLILLSVAFIWGITFPVIKVALNSISPITFNTIRFAIASLLFIPFLLRKSDFNQIKIGLMIGIVVFLGYTTQTIGIEFTTATNAGFITSTYVVLTPAIAYILYRVKITEKEVLWIILAFLGLYLISGFSGEVNIGDLFVFLCAIFFAMEIVLISNYARNNDPVMLAFGQTLAVVLFSAPLTMFEERFAISQINQDVIVALIITAVFATTLAKIAQNYAQGFTRSSDAAIIFSMEGVFSHIFAIIILNESLSVVQYLGAFLIIVSVIGISLTES, translated from the coding sequence ATGAAAAGAATCTACGCAGACCTGATTCTCTTATCGGTTGCGTTTATATGGGGGATTACCTTTCCAGTGATTAAGGTAGCTCTGAACAGTATTTCCCCAATCACCTTCAACACAATAAGGTTCGCTATTGCATCACTTCTTTTCATACCATTTCTCCTGAGAAAGAGTGACTTCAATCAGATAAAAATCGGATTGATGATCGGCATCGTTGTTTTTCTTGGTTATACTACCCAAACCATAGGGATCGAATTCACAACTGCAACCAATGCCGGTTTTATAACATCAACATATGTCGTTCTAACCCCTGCAATAGCATATATCCTGTACAGAGTAAAGATCACAGAGAAAGAGGTCTTATGGATCATACTTGCCTTCCTCGGCCTTTACCTGATATCAGGATTCAGCGGGGAGGTCAACATAGGAGATCTCTTCGTATTCCTGTGTGCAATTTTCTTTGCAATGGAGATCGTTCTGATCTCGAATTATGCCAGAAATAACGACCCGGTTATGCTTGCCTTCGGTCAGACCTTGGCTGTTGTACTCTTCTCTGCTCCACTGACAATGTTTGAGGAAAGATTTGCAATAAGTCAGATAAACCAAGATGTGATTGTAGCTCTAATTATAACCGCAGTATTTGCAACAACTCTGGCAAAAATAGCCCAGAACTACGCACAGGGCTTTACAAGATCCAGTGATGCAGCAATAATATTCTCTATGGAGGGAGTTTTTTCCCATATTTTTGCGATAATCATTTTGAATGAAAGCCTATCTGTTGTGCAGTATCTGGGAGCATTTTTAATTATTGTATCAGTAATAGGAATCTCCCTAACGGAATCCTGA
- a CDS encoding PAS domain S-box protein, translating to MEKWMIKSFNPMEIKKAYRFPIFLKIVLVSLFFSTLSLSLYVATFYFPRRFAFEYLVYIGIILFGTSLFAAGSIVEPIKRVKEGFTKLANGEKAYVKVNTGDELEELADSFNIMAYEIMRQREVIKENEEKYRSLVENINDWVFEINEDLIITYSSSRCLDFLDRSPYEIINRPLLEFIDSQDRHSVMEVLAEKKEFSGLDVRLANQDVVLEISGKPFHDDSGNFKGYRCVARDISLRKKAEQETAYLVSILEHTIDAIVSLDLDTRIVSWNKGAEKMFGYTAEEMVGKPLSTLIPPEKHKDCAENFKKVVNEGFARDIEAIRISKNGKIVVVDQTVTAIHDSQGELTGFVAIMRDITERKKAEMALRTAYKELEERTKELEESKRELEYLAKIVENSNDAIYSIDLDNKITSWNRTAERLFGWRREEILGQDVNIIVPEELKKEISNVKEKIGKENLTYETRRITKDGKIIFVEVTAIPVYDSDGKLTRISFIARDISSKLKAEKELLRRISRYSIEKGKVYLIEHSTDLCDEILSDLIKCGFDGYIFTRRNSEDIKCEGARVFYLSEKENFNTVKPDPKVLRESIIHMQGWNNAVVIDLDYILMKTQFSEVLEFIQEIKDAFYLFSKGVVIFHIDPSLISESELKILKKECESIKQKEHDLPGEVYQLMRHIYMENRVGNRPSIKELMEKFGLARNTIKKRLSYLASRGLIKIEKEGRIKIVELTDKGKDYFVISHRTADTI from the coding sequence ATGGAGAAGTGGATGATAAAGAGCTTCAACCCGATGGAAATAAAGAAAGCGTATAGATTTCCGATATTCCTGAAAATAGTTCTTGTTTCGCTGTTCTTCTCCACATTATCTCTCTCGCTATATGTTGCGACTTTTTATTTCCCAAGGAGGTTCGCTTTTGAGTATCTTGTGTATATAGGCATAATTCTTTTCGGTACCTCTCTTTTTGCTGCTGGAAGTATTGTTGAGCCAATAAAAAGGGTAAAAGAGGGATTTACTAAGTTAGCAAATGGTGAAAAGGCCTATGTAAAAGTAAACACAGGAGATGAGCTTGAAGAACTTGCAGATTCGTTCAACATTATGGCATATGAGATAATGAGGCAGAGAGAAGTGATAAAGGAGAATGAAGAAAAATACAGATCTCTTGTTGAAAATATAAACGACTGGGTTTTTGAGATAAACGAGGACTTAATCATCACATACTCCAGCTCGAGATGCCTCGATTTTCTTGATAGAAGTCCCTATGAGATAATAAACAGACCTCTTCTTGAGTTTATCGATAGCCAGGATAGACACAGTGTGATGGAAGTTTTGGCTGAAAAAAAAGAGTTTAGCGGTCTGGATGTTCGTTTAGCCAATCAGGACGTAGTTCTCGAGATTTCCGGTAAGCCTTTCCACGACGACAGCGGGAACTTTAAAGGCTACAGGTGTGTAGCAAGAGATATCAGCCTCAGAAAAAAGGCTGAACAGGAGACAGCGTACCTTGTAAGCATTCTTGAACATACGATAGATGCCATAGTCTCTCTCGATTTAGACACGAGAATAGTCTCATGGAATAAGGGAGCCGAGAAGATGTTTGGTTACACGGCTGAGGAGATGGTTGGAAAACCACTTTCGACACTCATCCCCCCTGAGAAGCATAAAGACTGTGCTGAAAACTTTAAAAAAGTCGTCAATGAGGGTTTTGCCAGAGATATAGAGGCGATCAGAATATCAAAAAATGGAAAGATTGTTGTTGTTGATCAGACAGTAACAGCGATCCATGATTCTCAGGGAGAGCTAACAGGATTCGTTGCGATAATGAGGGATATTACGGAGAGAAAGAAGGCTGAGATGGCGTTGAGGACAGCATATAAAGAGCTTGAAGAAAGAACTAAAGAGCTCGAGGAATCAAAAAGAGAACTTGAATATCTTGCGAAGATTGTAGAGAACTCCAACGATGCGATATATTCCATTGACCTGGATAATAAAATAACAAGCTGGAACAGAACTGCAGAGAGGCTTTTCGGGTGGAGGAGAGAGGAGATTCTTGGGCAGGATGTGAACATCATAGTCCCCGAAGAGCTGAAAAAGGAAATATCAAATGTTAAGGAGAAAATTGGGAAAGAAAATCTTACATACGAAACCAGAAGGATAACAAAAGATGGTAAGATCATTTTTGTTGAGGTTACAGCCATCCCTGTTTATGACTCTGATGGTAAGCTGACAAGGATATCATTCATAGCAAGAGACATTTCATCGAAACTCAAAGCTGAAAAGGAGCTTTTAAGGAGGATATCCAGATACAGTATAGAGAAAGGAAAAGTTTACCTCATAGAACATTCCACCGACCTTTGTGATGAGATACTGTCAGACTTGATCAAATGCGGGTTTGATGGGTACATATTCACACGCAGAAACTCCGAGGATATTAAATGCGAAGGAGCGAGAGTGTTCTATTTATCAGAAAAGGAGAATTTCAACACAGTTAAGCCAGATCCCAAGGTTTTGAGAGAGAGCATAATACACATGCAGGGCTGGAACAATGCCGTTGTTATCGATCTTGATTACATACTGATGAAAACACAGTTTTCTGAAGTTTTAGAGTTCATTCAGGAGATAAAGGATGCCTTCTATCTATTCTCCAAAGGAGTTGTGATATTTCACATCGATCCCTCCTTAATCTCGGAGAGTGAGCTTAAAATTCTGAAGAAAGAATGTGAATCGATCAAACAGAAAGAGCACGACCTTCCTGGAGAGGTTTACCAGCTCATGAGACACATATACATGGAGAACAGAGTTGGAAACAGACCATCAATAAAAGAACTCATGGAGAAATTCGGTCTTGCGAGAAATACAATCAAAAAAAGGCTGAGCTACCTTGCCAGCAGAGGGCTCATAAAAATCGAGAAAGAGGGAAGAATAAAAATTGTCGAATTGACTGACAAGGGCAAGGATTACTTCGTTATTTCTCACCGAACTGCTGACACTATTTGA
- a CDS encoding DUF5395 family protein, with protein sequence MEKIVLSLLHDGKQWIAKNGEIVAKGETLDELDKEIESVVRKKYPGKKVKVSMEFDYSSIPFWIIQYHPYYLYRVIYI encoded by the coding sequence ATGGAGAAGATCGTTTTAAGTTTGCTGCATGACGGCAAGCAGTGGATAGCCAAAAATGGTGAGATCGTTGCTAAAGGAGAAACCCTTGACGAACTGGACAAAGAGATAGAAAGTGTTGTGAGAAAGAAATATCCTGGAAAGAAAGTCAAAGTAAGCATGGAATTTGATTACAGCAGTATTCCATTCTGGATAATCCAGTATCACCCGTATTATTTGTATAGGGTTATTTACATCTAA
- a CDS encoding 30S ribosomal protein S3ae has translation MSGGIKTARKRQARVKDKWTLKKWFTLIAPEYFGMSELGVTPADASEKVLDRVVEVTLAELTNDYSNQNPYKKLCFKVYRVAGNNAYTEFFRYELGRDYINSLTRRRTSKIEDVIDVTTTDGYVLRVKPVAFTIRRCKTSQRRAIRAIMHEIIAKTGSESKFIQFIQECILGKIPSEIYKNAKKIYPLRRVEIRKIELLKEPKGIEKGVFEEAKAKEEEVKAEEAA, from the coding sequence TTGTCAGGAGGGATTAAAACGGCGAGGAAAAGACAGGCAAGGGTTAAGGATAAGTGGACTTTAAAGAAGTGGTTCACGCTTATAGCTCCTGAGTATTTCGGGATGTCCGAACTGGGAGTAACTCCAGCGGATGCTTCAGAGAAGGTTCTTGACAGGGTTGTGGAGGTTACACTTGCTGAGCTTACCAACGATTACTCAAACCAGAATCCATACAAGAAGCTGTGCTTCAAGGTTTACAGAGTTGCTGGAAACAACGCATACACCGAGTTCTTCAGATACGAGCTTGGCAGAGACTACATAAACAGCCTTACAAGGAGGAGGACTTCAAAGATCGAGGATGTGATCGATGTCACAACTACAGACGGCTATGTGCTTAGGGTTAAGCCGGTAGCGTTCACAATAAGGAGATGCAAGACTTCCCAGAGAAGGGCAATAAGAGCTATCATGCATGAGATAATCGCCAAAACCGGCAGCGAGTCAAAATTCATTCAGTTCATTCAGGAGTGCATTCTTGGAAAGATTCCGTCAGAGATCTACAAGAACGCAAAGAAGATCTATCCACTGAGAAGAGTTGAGATAAGAAAGATAGAGCTTCTGAAGGAACCTAAGGGAATTGAAAAGGGTGTTTTCGAAGAGGCTAAAGCCAAAGAAGAAGAGGTTAAGGCTGAAGAGGCAGCCTGA
- a CDS encoding SWIM zinc finger family protein, protein MAEMVKEFEIRKDVIETAKKGIDFELYKKLLFEYGKRGEKAFIYLKEDRVKKYRDFFIVVGENEYIVEENFCTCEDFQINLKGKKPCSHIIAMLIARKIGHYRKFDKYYTDYLEKR, encoded by the coding sequence ATGGCAGAGATGGTAAAGGAGTTCGAAATACGCAAAGACGTGATTGAGACCGCAAAAAAGGGAATAGATTTTGAATTATACAAAAAACTGCTTTTCGAGTATGGGAAAAGAGGCGAAAAGGCGTTCATATATCTCAAAGAGGACAGGGTCAAAAAATACAGGGACTTTTTCATTGTGGTCGGGGAGAACGAATACATTGTTGAAGAGAATTTTTGCACCTGCGAGGATTTTCAGATTAACCTGAAGGGGAAAAAACCCTGCTCACACATCATTGCAATGCTGATTGCCAGAAAGATCGGACATTACAGGAAATTCGACAAGTACTACACAGATTATCTCGAGAAGAGGTAA
- the cobB gene encoding NAD-dependent protein deacetylase has protein sequence MEGIKKISQMLNESKYAVVFTGSGISAESGIPTFRGVDGLWKKYNPEEVASIYGFKRNPSAFWEFAKELILKSNAEPNPAHYAIAELEREGVVKAVITQNIDMLHQRAGSRRVLELHGSMNYVDCLDCEAVYEWEYIAKILKERQPVCEKCGGEFLKPRVVFFGEPLSYDVLTSAMEEARKADLFLVIGSSLVVYPAASLPEIAKKSGAKLALINLEPVEKDFIFDVVVYGKAGEVMKKVLEEFKKLRG, from the coding sequence ATGGAAGGTATTAAAAAGATTTCCCAGATGCTTAATGAGTCCAAATATGCTGTGGTTTTCACAGGCTCTGGAATATCCGCAGAAAGCGGTATTCCAACCTTTAGAGGTGTTGACGGTCTGTGGAAGAAGTATAATCCGGAAGAGGTTGCCTCGATCTATGGGTTTAAGCGGAACCCTTCAGCATTCTGGGAGTTTGCCAAGGAGCTTATACTGAAGTCCAACGCAGAGCCAAATCCGGCACACTATGCTATTGCGGAGCTGGAGAGGGAAGGTGTTGTTAAAGCAGTCATAACCCAGAACATAGACATGCTCCACCAGAGGGCTGGGAGCAGGAGGGTTCTTGAACTTCATGGCTCGATGAACTATGTGGATTGCCTGGACTGCGAAGCTGTCTATGAATGGGAGTATATTGCGAAAATTTTGAAAGAGAGGCAGCCTGTATGCGAGAAGTGTGGTGGTGAGTTTTTGAAGCCGAGAGTTGTTTTCTTTGGGGAGCCTTTGTCATATGATGTGCTGACATCAGCAATGGAAGAAGCCAGAAAGGCAGATCTATTTTTGGTTATTGGGTCCTCGCTTGTAGTCTATCCAGCAGCGAGTTTGCCAGAGATTGCGAAGAAGAGTGGGGCAAAGCTCGCTTTGATAAATCTCGAACCTGTGGAGAAAGACTTCATCTTCGATGTGGTTGTTTATGGAAAGGCTGGAGAGGTGATGAAAAAGGTTCTAGAGGAGTTCAAAAAGCTGAGGGGTTAA
- a CDS encoding putative sulfate exporter family transporter, producing MERKIITAESLKRTTITGLRDIKQNFFAVSLIITSGLLAYAISLIDPAFDTLFMALFMGIVFGSLYGGKKKEIISQKALSITLPVGIILYGSNIIFPKEIEIPPAYIAVTLISTISLGFSVYLLARANNLSNKFTTLLVCGNAICGASAIAIVSSIINPKNREFSTSIIIITVVGLTGAVIYPSLYYSLNLPEIKYALLSGSTLQQTGLVKIATNQFGEHVETLALAIKAIRIAMIAVVVLLVSFLYSDQKFYVPWYIVAFILVAFLSQNLIPYEVIVVFQPLSTLAFAITLASIGFSVNLSDIQNVGLSPLIIVYAGWCFSVIFSLLLLSFV from the coding sequence ATGGAGAGAAAAATCATCACTGCAGAGAGTCTTAAGAGAACGACCATTACTGGATTGAGAGACATCAAACAGAATTTTTTTGCGGTATCGCTTATAATAACCTCTGGATTGTTAGCATACGCTATCAGTCTGATCGATCCAGCATTTGATACCCTCTTCATGGCACTGTTCATGGGAATCGTTTTTGGATCACTGTACGGGGGTAAGAAAAAAGAGATAATATCTCAAAAAGCTTTGAGCATAACTCTACCGGTTGGCATTATCCTGTATGGATCAAACATAATTTTTCCAAAGGAGATTGAGATACCTCCTGCATACATCGCCGTTACATTGATAAGCACGATATCCTTGGGATTTAGTGTATACCTGCTTGCGAGAGCCAACAACTTAAGCAACAAGTTTACAACCCTTCTTGTATGCGGAAACGCGATTTGCGGAGCCTCAGCAATAGCAATTGTCTCATCAATAATAAATCCCAAGAATAGAGAGTTCTCCACTTCGATAATTATAATAACGGTTGTTGGACTGACCGGAGCGGTGATATATCCATCCCTTTATTACTCCCTTAACCTTCCTGAGATCAAATACGCCTTGCTGAGTGGTTCAACGCTCCAGCAAACAGGTCTCGTGAAAATAGCCACAAATCAGTTCGGTGAGCATGTTGAGACTCTTGCTCTTGCAATAAAGGCGATACGAATTGCGATGATTGCAGTAGTTGTGCTGCTCGTCTCTTTCCTGTACTCTGATCAGAAATTCTATGTGCCGTGGTATATTGTGGCATTCATACTCGTAGCTTTTCTCTCCCAGAACCTAATTCCGTACGAGGTTATTGTTGTGTTCCAGCCCCTTTCAACACTGGCTTTTGCAATAACCCTTGCGTCCATTGGTTTTTCAGTTAATCTCAGCGATATTCAAAATGTTGGGTTATCTCCTCTAATCATTGTCTATGCCGGGTGGTGCTTCTCGGTGATATTCTCTCTCCTTTTGCTGAGTTTTGTGTGA
- a CDS encoding HesA/MoeB/ThiF family protein gives MRVGMNIDMERYIRQLMIPYFGEEAQEKLLSSKVLIVGAGGLGSPVIMYLSSAGVGELTIVDFDAVEKTNLQRQVIHAGKIGWNKAESAMEFVSKLNPDVYVRTLKEKIEPGNVMDIINGHDLVVSCPDNFRTRFLLNDACRIKGIPLIHGAIFEFEGEAMTITDSSPCYRCLYPEAYPEKTPGIIGATAGVIGSIQAVEAIKVLTGLGDLLDCLLRVDLLSMELFKIEIKRRDDCPICNGRLRQIYPENYEDSCRIVTY, from the coding sequence GTGAGGGTTGGCATGAACATCGATATGGAGAGATACATCAGACAGCTGATGATTCCGTATTTTGGTGAAGAAGCTCAGGAAAAACTGCTCAGCTCAAAGGTTCTGATAGTTGGTGCTGGAGGTCTTGGCAGTCCCGTGATAATGTACCTCTCCTCTGCGGGAGTTGGAGAACTGACGATAGTTGACTTCGATGCTGTGGAGAAGACCAATCTGCAAAGGCAGGTCATACATGCTGGAAAAATTGGATGGAACAAAGCTGAATCAGCTATGGAATTCGTCAGCAAGCTTAATCCAGATGTCTATGTCAGAACCCTTAAGGAAAAAATAGAGCCAGGAAATGTTATGGATATCATAAATGGACACGATCTGGTTGTATCATGCCCGGACAACTTTAGAACGAGGTTTTTGTTGAACGATGCTTGCCGAATCAAAGGGATTCCACTGATACATGGAGCGATCTTCGAGTTTGAGGGGGAGGCTATGACCATAACCGATAGCTCACCATGCTACAGATGCCTGTACCCTGAGGCGTATCCGGAGAAAACTCCCGGAATAATAGGTGCCACAGCAGGAGTTATAGGGAGCATTCAGGCTGTTGAGGCTATAAAGGTTCTTACAGGCTTGGGAGACCTGCTCGATTGTTTGCTCAGGGTTGATCTGCTATCCATGGAGCTTTTCAAGATAGAGATAAAAAGAAGAGACGACTGCCCAATATGTAACGGAAGGCTAAGGCAGATCTATCCTGAGAACTACGAGGACTCGTGCAGGATCGTTACATACTAA
- a CDS encoding DUF362 domain-containing protein encodes MSDVFFADSRAMVTDPSKWFQPSLSLVSKLKRLIDESKILDFIDKGDIVAVKTHFGDRGTTKTLRSVYIRTIVKEIKKRGGKPFVTETTGLGLTRLRSSAIGRIEIAEENGYTSQTLLAPIIIADGVMGFDFVKVNINGRHLKDVFVAKAFESVDKVVCATHFKLHMMAGMGGSIKNVGVGCVAKPSKYDLHCPNPPYINENCTECGDCVEICPAGAIKNFRIDHSICLKCTGCSEVCKYDAVTIEPWLGGREIGERIVECAKGVYEVVGEENFAFFNFMIDVTPHCDCHPYSDNNIIPDVGIFVSRDIVSVDAVCLETLQKLEASRDALTGDKKLWDWTSPQSQLDYAEEIGLGERKYELFRVGD; translated from the coding sequence ATGTCAGATGTGTTTTTTGCTGATTCAAGAGCAATGGTTACCGATCCATCAAAATGGTTTCAGCCTAGTCTCAGCCTTGTCAGTAAGTTGAAAAGGCTGATAGATGAAAGCAAGATCCTCGACTTCATCGACAAAGGTGATATCGTCGCAGTAAAAACCCATTTTGGCGACAGAGGAACTACAAAAACCCTTCGATCGGTGTATATCAGAACCATAGTAAAGGAGATCAAAAAGCGGGGTGGCAAACCATTTGTTACAGAAACCACTGGCCTGGGTCTTACGAGGCTCAGATCATCAGCTATAGGGCGGATTGAGATTGCTGAGGAGAATGGATACACCTCGCAGACGCTTCTCGCTCCAATAATAATCGCAGATGGCGTAATGGGATTCGATTTTGTGAAAGTGAATATCAATGGAAGGCATCTGAAAGATGTGTTCGTTGCGAAAGCTTTTGAAAGTGTTGATAAGGTTGTGTGTGCGACACACTTCAAGCTCCACATGATGGCTGGCATGGGCGGGAGCATAAAGAATGTTGGAGTTGGCTGTGTGGCGAAGCCATCAAAGTACGACCTCCACTGCCCGAATCCTCCGTACATAAACGAGAACTGTACAGAGTGTGGAGATTGTGTTGAAATATGCCCTGCTGGAGCGATAAAGAACTTTAGAATAGATCACAGTATTTGCCTGAAATGCACGGGATGCAGTGAGGTCTGCAAGTACGATGCGGTAACAATTGAGCCCTGGCTTGGCGGAAGAGAGATTGGAGAGAGGATAGTCGAGTGTGCCAAAGGAGTTTACGAGGTGGTTGGGGAAGAGAACTTCGCATTCTTTAACTTCATGATTGATGTAACTCCCCACTGCGACTGCCATCCGTACAGCGATAATAACATCATACCAGATGTTGGAATATTCGTTTCCAGAGACATAGTCTCCGTTGATGCTGTATGCTTGGAAACCTTGCAAAAGCTCGAAGCGAGCAGGGATGCTCTAACAGGAGACAAAAAGCTCTGGGACTGGACCTCTCCACAATCCCAGCTTGATTATGCCGAGGAGATCGGACTCGGAGAAAGAAAATACGAATTGTTTAGAGTTGGTGATTGA